Proteins encoded within one genomic window of Streptomyces sp. NBC_00523:
- a CDS encoding MHYT domain-containing protein, whose translation MQGTIDGFSYGAVTPAAAFLMACLGAALGLRCTTRSLRTERSFRAGWLALGATSIGSGIWTMHFIAMTGFSVEEVPIGYDKPITFASLAVAIVMVGIGIFLVGYRGATRMALVTGGTITGLGVASMHYLGMAGMRLDGQFEYDTVTVGLSVVIAVVASTAALWAAVSIHGFLPSLGASVVMGVAVSGMHYTGMAALRVHLHPAASTAAHASGDSAGSLLVPMLLGPACFLLLAAVVVMFDPLVVMGTPDWDDPRAARAPGIPAQRQVPRFGTHADPASFHSRPRDAVGPADW comes from the coding sequence ATGCAGGGCACGATCGACGGCTTCAGCTACGGAGCGGTGACCCCTGCGGCGGCGTTCCTGATGGCGTGCCTCGGCGCGGCGCTGGGCCTGCGCTGCACCACGCGGTCACTGCGTACCGAGCGTTCCTTCCGGGCCGGCTGGCTGGCTCTCGGGGCGACCTCCATAGGTTCGGGCATCTGGACCATGCACTTCATCGCGATGACGGGCTTCTCCGTCGAAGAGGTGCCGATCGGCTACGACAAACCGATCACCTTCGCCAGCCTCGCCGTGGCGATCGTGATGGTCGGCATCGGGATCTTCCTGGTCGGGTACCGGGGCGCCACCCGCATGGCCCTGGTGACGGGAGGCACGATCACCGGGCTCGGTGTGGCCTCCATGCATTACCTCGGCATGGCGGGAATGCGTCTTGATGGGCAGTTCGAGTACGACACGGTGACCGTGGGCCTCTCCGTGGTCATCGCCGTCGTCGCCTCGACCGCCGCGCTGTGGGCCGCCGTCTCCATCCACGGCTTCCTGCCCAGCCTCGGCGCGAGCGTCGTGATGGGCGTCGCCGTGAGCGGCATGCACTACACCGGCATGGCCGCGCTCCGGGTCCATCTGCACCCCGCCGCTTCGACCGCCGCCCACGCCTCCGGCGACAGCGCGGGCTCGCTGCTGGTGCCCATGCTGCTCGGCCCCGCCTGCTTCCTGCTGCTGGCCGCCGTCGTGGTCATGTTCGACCCGCTGGTGGTCATGGGCACGCCCGACTGGGACGACCCGCGCGCCGCCCGGGCCCCCGGCATCCCGGCCCAGCGCCAGGTCCCGCGCTTCGGCACCCACGCCGACCCGGCCTCCTTCCACTCCCGCCCGCGCGACGCCGTGGGGCCCGCGGACTGGTGA
- a CDS encoding glycerophosphodiester phosphodiesterase, with translation MHAGTATASVAAAAVMGAGTLLMPNPGTPVAEIPLPRHPVQQVAPVRRASDAAADHPRVYAHRGASAYAPENTLRSVDKADALGFDWVENDVQLTRDGVVVVIHDTDLKRTTNAEEVFPERAPWAVKDFTAAEISRLDAGSWFGPAYAGTRVPTLHQYLKRIGHNGQNLLLEIKSPESYPGIERATLRVLGEEGWLDTSHVRSRLVIQSFGADSLRTVHSLRPDLVTGFLGAPAVSELPAYAAFADQINPSYTGLSGSYVTAVHALKGPHGKALQVNSWTVNDAAAARRVESMGVDGIITNTPDVVRAATRG, from the coding sequence GTGCACGCAGGCACCGCTACCGCCTCCGTCGCCGCCGCTGCCGTCATGGGCGCCGGCACGTTGCTGATGCCGAATCCGGGCACCCCGGTCGCGGAGATCCCGCTGCCCCGGCACCCGGTCCAACAGGTCGCCCCGGTCCGCCGGGCCTCCGACGCCGCGGCGGACCACCCGCGCGTCTACGCCCACCGGGGCGCCTCGGCCTACGCCCCCGAGAACACGCTCAGGTCCGTGGACAAGGCCGACGCGCTGGGCTTCGACTGGGTGGAGAACGACGTCCAGCTGACCAGGGACGGGGTGGTGGTCGTCATCCACGACACCGATCTCAAGCGGACGACGAACGCCGAGGAGGTGTTCCCGGAGCGTGCGCCCTGGGCGGTCAAGGACTTCACGGCCGCCGAGATCTCCCGGCTGGACGCGGGCAGCTGGTTCGGGCCCGCGTACGCCGGGACCCGGGTGCCGACCCTCCACCAGTATCTGAAGCGGATCGGCCACAACGGGCAGAACCTCCTGCTGGAGATCAAGAGCCCGGAGAGCTACCCGGGGATCGAGCGGGCGACCCTCCGGGTGCTGGGTGAGGAGGGCTGGCTGGACACGAGCCACGTCCGCAGCCGCCTGGTGATCCAGAGCTTCGGGGCCGACAGCCTGCGTACGGTGCACTCCCTGCGCCCGGACCTGGTCACCGGTTTCCTCGGCGCCCCGGCCGTCTCCGAGCTGCCCGCGTACGCGGCGTTCGCCGACCAGATCAACCCCTCGTACACGGGCCTGTCGGGCAGCTATGTGACGGCGGTGCACGCCCTGAAGGGCCCGCACGGCAAGGCGCTCCAGGTGAACTCCTGGACGGTGAACGACGCGGCCGCCGCCCGCCGGGTCGAGTCCATGGGGGTGGACGGGATCATCACGAACACCCCCGACGTGGTGCGCGCGGCGACGCGGGGCTGA
- a CDS encoding methylated-DNA--[protein]-cysteine S-methyltransferase, translating into MDSNGVVEWAVVESGIGPLMLAATETGLVSVVFHARPEIRDRALDRLRGRLGAEPAEAPGSARLAEPVRQFEAYFAGTLREFSLGLDWSLTAGFNRQVLQELARGVPYGTVAGYGELAERVGQPGAAQAVGAAMGSNPLPVVVPCHRVVESDGGIGGFGGGLETKRQLLALEGVLPEPLF; encoded by the coding sequence ATGGACAGCAACGGGGTCGTCGAGTGGGCCGTGGTCGAGAGCGGCATCGGTCCGTTGATGCTGGCCGCGACGGAGACGGGGCTGGTGAGCGTCGTCTTCCACGCCCGCCCGGAGATACGGGACAGGGCGCTGGACCGGCTGCGCGGCCGGCTCGGCGCGGAGCCGGCCGAGGCCCCCGGCTCCGCCCGGCTGGCCGAGCCGGTGCGCCAGTTCGAGGCGTACTTCGCGGGGACGCTGCGGGAGTTCTCGCTCGGCCTGGACTGGTCGCTGACCGCCGGCTTCAACCGCCAGGTGCTCCAGGAGCTGGCGCGGGGCGTGCCGTACGGGACGGTCGCCGGTTACGGGGAGCTGGCCGAGCGGGTCGGACAGCCGGGCGCGGCCCAGGCGGTGGGCGCGGCGATGGGGTCCAATCCTCTTCCTGTGGTGGTGCCGTGCCACAGGGTGGTGGAGAGCGACGGCGGGATTGGCGGGTTCGGCGGCGGTCTGGAGACCAAGCGGCAGCTGCTGGCGCTGGAAGGGGTGCTGCCGGAGCCGCTGTTCTGA
- a CDS encoding class I SAM-dependent methyltransferase, with product MPSETGQPASSVRDFYDDLASDYDLMYADWQASIERQAAALAGLITTALGADTPYDVLDCACGIGTQALGLAALGHRVTGSDLSPGAAARAAKEAAARGLDLRTTAADMTRLPFGDRSFDVVVCADNSLPHLLTPEAVQAALGEMRRVLRPGGVLLVSTRPYDRLRRERPASTPPQVREETGGRVVTFQLWRWRPDGERYDLEHFQLHPAAEGHEGWDVRTRRTSYWALGQDQLTGFARRAGLTEPAWHEPEATGFFQPVLVAHRPDADPDPA from the coding sequence ATGCCCTCCGAGACCGGTCAACCCGCCTCCTCCGTACGTGACTTCTACGACGACCTCGCCTCCGACTACGACCTCATGTACGCCGACTGGCAGGCGAGCATCGAGCGCCAGGCCGCCGCGCTGGCGGGCCTGATCACCACCGCGCTCGGCGCCGACACCCCGTACGACGTGCTGGACTGCGCCTGCGGCATCGGCACCCAGGCGCTCGGCCTCGCCGCGCTCGGACACCGGGTCACCGGGAGCGACCTGAGCCCCGGCGCCGCTGCCCGCGCCGCGAAGGAGGCGGCCGCGCGCGGCCTGGACCTGCGCACCACGGCCGCCGACATGACGCGGCTGCCCTTCGGCGACCGCTCCTTCGACGTCGTCGTGTGCGCCGACAACTCGCTGCCGCACCTGCTCACCCCGGAAGCGGTGCAGGCGGCGCTCGGCGAGATGCGCAGGGTGCTCCGCCCCGGCGGCGTACTCCTGGTCTCCACCCGGCCCTACGACCGGCTGCGCCGCGAGCGGCCCGCGTCCACACCACCGCAGGTCAGGGAGGAGACCGGCGGCCGGGTCGTCACCTTCCAGCTGTGGCGCTGGCGCCCGGACGGCGAGCGCTACGACCTGGAGCACTTCCAGCTGCACCCCGCGGCGGAGGGGCACGAGGGCTGGGACGTGCGCACGCGCCGCACCTCGTACTGGGCGCTCGGGCAGGACCAGCTCACCGGATTCGCCCGGCGGGCCGGTCTCACGGAGCCCGCCTGGCACGAGCCGGAGGCCACGGGCTTCTTCCAGCCGGTGCTGGTCGCGCACCGGCCGGACGCGGACCCTGACCCCGCCTGA
- a CDS encoding pseudouridine-5'-phosphate glycosidase: MSLNAPLDAAPYAPVLSAEVRAALAAHRPVVALESTIIAHGLPRPRNLRVAGELEGLVRSAGAVPATVAVLDGRARVGLDKAELERVAEDPGMRKLGHRDLAPALAAGASGATTVSATAFLAARAGLRVFATGGLGGVHRGWTETQDESADLRLLGRTGITVVCAGVKSILDVPATLQRLETLGVGVLGYGTDTFPGFYLSSSGEPVDWTVTSPGEVAEVMRAQDALGGPEAALIVANPVPEDEQLDPALHDRVLAEALVACREQGVTGQAVTPFLLDRLVRHTGGASLEANLAAVRGNVALAARIATAWTAR; encoded by the coding sequence ATGTCACTCAACGCGCCCCTCGACGCCGCCCCCTACGCGCCGGTCCTCTCCGCCGAGGTGCGGGCCGCCCTCGCCGCGCACCGGCCGGTCGTCGCCCTGGAGTCGACGATCATCGCCCACGGCCTGCCCCGCCCCCGCAATCTGCGGGTCGCCGGGGAGCTGGAGGGGCTGGTGCGGTCCGCCGGGGCCGTGCCCGCGACGGTGGCGGTGCTGGACGGACGGGCCAGGGTCGGGCTGGACAAGGCCGAGCTGGAACGGGTGGCCGAGGACCCGGGGATGCGGAAGCTGGGCCACCGCGACCTCGCCCCGGCGCTGGCGGCCGGGGCGAGCGGGGCGACGACCGTGTCGGCGACCGCCTTCCTGGCGGCCCGGGCCGGGCTGCGGGTCTTCGCGACCGGCGGGCTGGGCGGGGTGCACCGGGGCTGGACCGAGACGCAGGACGAGTCGGCGGACCTGCGGCTGCTGGGGCGCACGGGGATCACCGTGGTCTGCGCGGGCGTGAAGTCGATCCTGGACGTGCCCGCCACGCTGCAACGCCTCGAAACGCTGGGCGTCGGGGTGCTCGGCTACGGCACGGACACGTTCCCCGGGTTCTACCTGAGCAGTTCGGGCGAGCCGGTCGACTGGACAGTGACCTCGCCCGGGGAGGTCGCCGAGGTGATGCGCGCCCAGGACGCGCTGGGCGGCCCCGAGGCGGCGCTGATCGTGGCCAACCCCGTACCGGAGGACGAGCAGCTGGACCCCGCTCTGCACGACCGGGTGCTCGCCGAGGCGCTGGTGGCCTGCCGGGAGCAAGGGGTCACGGGGCAGGCGGTCACGCCGTTCCTGCTGGACCGGCTGGTGCGGCACACCGGGGGCGCCTCGCTGGAGGCCAATCTCGCCGCGGTCCGGGGCAATGTGGCGCTCGCCGCCCGTATCGCGACGGCCTGGACGGCGCGGTGA
- a CDS encoding carbohydrate kinase family protein: MSGGLLVVGDVVTDVVARHGSALAHGTDTAAVIRTRAGGAGANVACWAARAGCRDVRLLARVGADSADWHRGLLRRAGVRGLLAVDEEAPTATVVALVDAAAERTFLTDSGAVLRLSPDDWSPALLDGVAHLHLSGYLLFADTSRVTALLALREAVRRKVPVSVDPASAGFLAGLGVDRFLALTERADLLLPNEDEARLLTGLPEPADAAAKLSMPDRRVVVTLGEGGALLAAGGTVTGRVPASPAGRAVDSTGAGDAFTGGFLAARLAGADDAAAAAAGCRAGAEAVATVGGRPPLPGE; this comes from the coding sequence GTGAGCGGCGGCCTCCTCGTCGTCGGGGACGTGGTCACCGATGTGGTGGCCCGGCACGGCTCGGCGCTGGCCCACGGCACGGACACGGCCGCCGTGATCCGGACCCGGGCGGGCGGCGCGGGGGCCAACGTGGCCTGCTGGGCGGCGCGCGCGGGCTGCCGGGACGTGCGGCTGCTGGCCCGGGTGGGCGCCGACTCGGCGGACTGGCACCGCGGTCTGCTGCGGCGGGCGGGGGTGCGCGGGCTGCTCGCGGTGGACGAGGAGGCGCCGACCGCGACCGTCGTGGCCCTGGTGGACGCCGCCGCCGAGCGCACCTTCCTCACCGACAGCGGCGCGGTGCTGCGGCTCTCCCCCGACGACTGGTCGCCCGCGCTGCTCGACGGGGTCGCCCACCTCCACCTGTCGGGCTATCTGCTGTTCGCCGACACGAGCCGGGTGACGGCCCTGCTCGCCCTGCGGGAGGCCGTACGGCGGAAGGTTCCGGTGAGCGTGGACCCCGCGTCGGCGGGCTTCCTGGCCGGTCTCGGCGTCGACCGGTTCCTCGCCCTGACCGAGCGGGCGGACCTGCTGCTGCCCAACGAGGACGAGGCCCGGCTGCTCACCGGCCTGCCGGAACCGGCGGACGCGGCCGCCAAGTTGAGCATGCCCGACCGCCGGGTCGTCGTGACGCTCGGCGAGGGCGGGGCGCTGCTCGCCGCCGGGGGCACGGTGACCGGCCGGGTCCCGGCGTCCCCGGCCGGCCGGGCCGTGGACTCGACCGGGGCGGGCGACGCGTTCACCGGCGGCTTCCTCGCGGCGCGGCTGGCGGGCGCGGACGACGCGGCGGCGGCTGCGGCGGGGTGCCGGGCGGGGGCGGAGGCCGTCGCGACGGTGGGCGGGCGGCCGCCGTTGCCGGGTGAGTAG
- a CDS encoding uridine kinase — protein sequence MRFEAITRDRLTDALAAHADALEPADGGPWLKIAVDGAPAARPADLAESVAEALRLRGRAVLPVPTAGFLRPASLRYEYGKQDPDSYFGSWFDTGALWREVFGPLEPGGSGRVLPDLWDPATDRATRSPYQRLPEGGVLILHGPLLLGHWFPFDLAVHLRLSAGALRRRTAEDERWTLPAFERYEDEVAPADSADAVVRADDPGHLAWTGLR from the coding sequence GTGCGATTCGAAGCGATCACCCGGGACCGGCTGACGGACGCGCTCGCCGCGCACGCCGACGCGCTGGAACCGGCCGACGGCGGGCCCTGGCTGAAGATCGCCGTCGACGGTGCCCCGGCCGCCCGCCCCGCCGACCTGGCCGAATCCGTCGCCGAGGCGCTGCGCCTCCGGGGCCGCGCCGTGCTCCCCGTCCCCACCGCCGGATTCCTGCGGCCCGCGAGCCTGCGGTACGAGTACGGGAAACAGGACCCGGACTCGTACTTCGGCAGCTGGTTCGACACCGGCGCCCTGTGGCGCGAGGTGTTCGGCCCCCTGGAACCGGGCGGCAGCGGACGGGTGCTGCCCGACCTGTGGGACCCGGCGACGGACCGGGCCACCCGCAGCCCGTACCAGCGGCTGCCGGAGGGCGGGGTGCTGATCCTGCACGGCCCGCTGCTGCTCGGGCACTGGTTCCCCTTCGACCTCGCCGTCCACCTGCGCCTCTCGGCGGGTGCGCTGCGGCGGCGCACGGCGGAGGACGAGCGGTGGACCCTGCCCGCCTTCGAGCGGTACGAGGACGAGGTGGCGCCCGCCGACAGCGCGGACGCGGTGGTGCGCGCGGATGATCCGGGGCATCTGGCGTGGACGGGGTTGCGGTGA
- a CDS encoding nuclear transport factor 2 family protein: MDLEYAREFAARWQDDWNSHDLERILTHYHKDVTFSSPMIARFTGDPSGTVRGKDALRAYWKRGLELIPDLEFEVMDVRASVDTLVIDYRNQIGGRVYEVLTLRDGLVIAGLGAYGETLAR; the protein is encoded by the coding sequence ATGGATCTTGAATACGCCCGTGAGTTCGCAGCGCGCTGGCAGGACGACTGGAACTCCCACGACCTGGAACGCATCCTGACGCACTATCACAAGGACGTGACCTTCAGCTCCCCGATGATCGCCCGGTTCACCGGTGACCCCTCCGGGACCGTGCGCGGCAAGGACGCCCTGCGGGCGTACTGGAAGCGCGGGCTCGAACTCATCCCGGACCTGGAGTTCGAGGTGATGGACGTCCGGGCGAGCGTCGACACGCTGGTGATCGACTACCGCAACCAGATCGGCGGCCGGGTCTACGAGGTGCTGACCCTCCGCGACGGGCTGGTGATCGCCGGGCTCGGCGCGTACGGGGAGACACTCGCCCGCTGA
- a CDS encoding cupin domain-containing protein, which translates to MGNGVQRVRQNRLGRAFVVAGCVAALAFVPTAAGATPGSGVTATVVAKGTSAGKLKVKAPKGRSDVTFRTITIEPGGSTGWHTHSGQLIAVVKSGTLTRTLDDCSVEVSPAGTSFIEPSGKKHRHIGRNLGTEPVVLWVTYLLPEGSELSDDADAVDCGPGK; encoded by the coding sequence ATGGGGAACGGCGTACAGCGGGTGCGGCAGAACCGGCTGGGCAGGGCGTTCGTCGTCGCGGGGTGTGTGGCGGCGCTCGCGTTCGTGCCGACGGCGGCCGGGGCCACGCCCGGCAGCGGGGTGACCGCGACCGTCGTGGCCAAGGGCACCTCGGCGGGCAAGCTGAAGGTGAAGGCGCCGAAGGGCCGCTCGGACGTCACCTTCCGCACGATCACCATCGAGCCGGGCGGCTCCACCGGCTGGCACACCCACAGCGGTCAGCTGATCGCCGTCGTCAAGTCCGGCACGCTGACCCGCACCCTGGACGACTGCTCGGTCGAGGTGTCCCCGGCCGGCACCTCGTTCATCGAGCCGTCGGGGAAGAAGCACCGCCACATCGGCCGCAATCTGGGCACCGAGCCGGTGGTCCTCTGGGTGACGTATCTGCTGCCCGAGGGCAGCGAACTCTCCGACGACGCCGACGCGGTGGACTGCGGGCCGGGGAAGTGA
- a CDS encoding winged helix-turn-helix transcriptional regulator: MPRQPQPATRPARRRSYDQFCAGARALDAVGDRWTLLIVRELLAGPRRYTDLHADLPGVSTDVLASRLKDMEQGGLVTRRKLPPPAAATVYELTARGHGLLPVLAALAEWGAPALAERRPTDAVRAHWFALPLLSALKGAVTGVLDVRLDEGEFHIRTGEVAAGEPVYGDGPADGADARIVLDAELCLALGRGEPTFAEAVGDGRIQVYGDGALAEELRGA, from the coding sequence ATGCCACGTCAGCCACAGCCAGCGACCCGCCCGGCCCGCCGCCGGAGTTACGACCAGTTCTGCGCCGGCGCCCGCGCCCTGGACGCGGTCGGCGACCGGTGGACCTTGCTGATCGTCCGTGAACTGCTGGCCGGTCCGCGCCGCTACACCGATCTCCACGCCGACCTGCCGGGCGTCAGCACGGACGTCCTGGCCTCCCGGCTCAAGGACATGGAGCAGGGCGGCCTCGTCACCCGCCGCAAGCTCCCGCCCCCGGCCGCCGCCACGGTGTACGAGCTCACCGCTCGCGGCCACGGACTGCTGCCGGTCCTCGCCGCGCTCGCCGAGTGGGGCGCCCCCGCGCTGGCCGAACGGCGCCCCACGGACGCGGTCCGGGCGCACTGGTTCGCGCTCCCGCTGCTGAGCGCCCTGAAGGGGGCGGTCACGGGCGTGCTCGATGTCCGGCTGGACGAGGGCGAGTTCCACATCCGTACGGGCGAGGTGGCGGCCGGTGAGCCGGTGTACGGGGACGGGCCCGCCGACGGCGCCGACGCGCGCATCGTCCTCGACGCGGAGCTGTGCCTCGCGCTCGGGCGCGGCGAGCCGACGTTCGCGGAGGCGGTCGGGGACGGCCGGATTCAGGTGTACGGGGACGGTGCGCTGGCCGAGGAGCTGCGCGGCGCCTGA
- a CDS encoding pyridoxal phosphate-dependent aminotransferase: MEFRQSSKLNEVCYEIRGPVIEHANALEEAGHSVLRLNTGNPALFGFEAPEEIVQDMIRMLPQAHGYTDSRGVLSARRAVVQRYQAMGLTEVGVDDVFLGNGVSELISMAVQGLLEDGDEVLIPSPDYPLWTAVTTLAGGKAVHYTCDEASDWNPDVADMASKITDRTRAVVIINPNNPTGAVYPREVLEAVLDLARRHGLMVFADEIYDQILYDDAEHHSVAVLAPDLVCLTFSGLSKTYRVAGFRSGWMVVSGPKQHARSYLEGLTMLASMRLCPNAPAQYAIQAALGGRQSIRDLVVPGGRLYEQRDRAWQKLNEIPGVSCVKPKGALYAFPRIDPKVHPIADDEKFVLDLLLREKIQVVQGTGFNYPRPDHFRILTLPHADDLDAAISRIGRFLAGYRQ; this comes from the coding sequence ATGGAATTCCGCCAGTCCAGCAAGCTCAACGAGGTCTGCTACGAGATCCGGGGCCCCGTCATCGAGCACGCCAACGCCCTGGAGGAGGCGGGCCACAGCGTGCTCCGGCTCAACACGGGCAACCCGGCCCTCTTCGGCTTCGAGGCGCCGGAGGAGATCGTCCAGGACATGATCCGGATGCTCCCGCAGGCCCACGGCTACACGGATTCGCGCGGCGTCCTGTCCGCCCGGCGCGCCGTGGTCCAGCGCTACCAGGCGATGGGCCTCACCGAGGTCGGCGTGGACGACGTCTTCCTCGGCAACGGCGTCTCCGAGCTCATCTCGATGGCCGTGCAGGGGCTCCTGGAGGACGGCGACGAGGTGCTGATCCCGTCCCCGGACTACCCGCTGTGGACCGCGGTCACGACGCTGGCCGGCGGAAAGGCCGTGCACTACACCTGCGACGAGGCGTCCGACTGGAACCCGGACGTCGCCGACATGGCCTCGAAGATCACCGACCGCACCCGGGCCGTCGTGATCATCAACCCCAACAACCCGACCGGCGCCGTCTATCCGCGCGAGGTCCTTGAGGCCGTCCTCGACCTGGCCCGCAGGCACGGCCTGATGGTGTTCGCCGACGAGATCTACGACCAGATCCTCTACGACGACGCCGAGCACCACAGCGTGGCGGTGCTCGCCCCGGACCTGGTCTGCCTCACCTTCAGCGGGCTCTCGAAGACGTACCGGGTGGCCGGGTTCCGCTCCGGCTGGATGGTGGTGTCGGGCCCGAAGCAGCACGCCCGCAGCTATCTGGAGGGGCTGACGATGCTGGCCTCGATGCGGCTGTGCCCCAACGCCCCCGCCCAGTACGCCATTCAGGCCGCGCTCGGCGGCCGGCAGTCGATCCGGGACCTGGTGGTGCCCGGGGGCAGGCTGTACGAGCAGCGCGACCGGGCCTGGCAGAAGCTGAACGAGATCCCGGGCGTGTCCTGCGTGAAGCCGAAGGGCGCGCTGTACGCCTTCCCGCGCATCGACCCGAAGGTGCACCCGATCGCGGACGACGAGAAGTTCGTGCTCGACCTGCTGCTGCGCGAGAAGATCCAGGTCGTCCAGGGCACCGGCTTCAACTACCCGCGCCCCGACCACTTCCGCATCCTGACCCTGCCGCACGCGGACGACCTGGACGCCGCGATCAGCCGGATCGGGCGGTTCCTGGCGGGGTACCGGCAGTGA
- a CDS encoding DUF7873 family protein has protein sequence MAKLNQIIAVEKGVKSKAHQDLTAAHHGLQKVGLLAGISRTYQPKDEEGEQLPPESTPVQVKAEDVLRETAKTLTRLFDVTATKDWANCTARADVTVDGRVLVSDVPVSYLLFLEKQLIDVNTFVRKLPVLDASEAWAQDPSTDAWKTEPVRTLRTKKVPRNHVKAEATEKHPAQVEVYYEDVPIGYWTTVKFSGALPARRVNELLDRVEKLQQAVKFAREEANGADVTDQRVGDAVFGYLFG, from the coding sequence GTGGCGAAACTCAATCAGATCATCGCAGTGGAGAAGGGCGTCAAGTCCAAGGCACACCAGGACCTGACGGCGGCGCATCACGGCCTCCAGAAGGTCGGACTCCTGGCCGGGATCTCCCGGACCTACCAGCCGAAGGACGAGGAGGGCGAGCAGCTGCCGCCCGAGTCGACGCCGGTGCAGGTCAAGGCCGAGGACGTGCTGCGGGAGACCGCGAAGACGCTCACCCGCCTCTTCGACGTGACCGCCACGAAGGACTGGGCGAACTGCACGGCCCGCGCCGACGTCACGGTCGACGGCCGCGTCCTGGTGAGTGACGTACCGGTGTCCTACCTGCTCTTCCTGGAGAAGCAGCTCATCGACGTCAACACCTTCGTCCGCAAGCTGCCGGTGCTCGACGCCTCCGAGGCGTGGGCCCAGGACCCGTCGACCGACGCGTGGAAGACCGAGCCGGTCCGCACCCTGCGCACGAAGAAGGTGCCCCGCAACCACGTGAAGGCGGAGGCCACCGAGAAGCACCCGGCGCAGGTCGAGGTGTACTACGAGGACGTGCCGATCGGCTACTGGACGACCGTGAAGTTCTCCGGGGCGCTGCCCGCGCGCCGGGTCAACGAACTGCTCGACCGGGTCGAGAAGCTGCAGCAGGCCGTCAAGTTCGCCCGCGAGGAGGCCAACGGCGCGGACGTCACGGACCAGAGGGTGGGTGACGCCGTCTTCGGTTACCTCTTCGGGTGA